A DNA window from Syngnathus typhle isolate RoL2023-S1 ecotype Sweden linkage group LG2, RoL_Styp_1.0, whole genome shotgun sequence contains the following coding sequences:
- the LOC133150325 gene encoding amphoterin-induced protein 3-like, giving the protein MIARINRIILILVLLCLLPPSKETCPSMCLCTSDTVSCSSSGLNKIPKSLPSFANTLDLSHNQMSWLGPGSFSRMSKLENLWMAHNQISSLANGAFENASSLRYLDLSSNKLQTVAQHYFEGLWKLEELILFNNKITKVEAGTLMGLSSLKKAYFSLNRITHFPFFTIQDHSHPFLAMLDLSSNLMTHLPWQDVKALPRLVQRGLYLHNNSLICDCSMYSMFWHWDLRGYASLREFTDEHTCTIYGEPRASIRFLRQNRFFNNCSVEKAVSLPVTVLLSKVLVSEGQRLRLDCQTSLSSANLSFTWFSPSQGYITLYNIDDALMSMFANGTLEIRAAKVNDSGLYVCTAVDGKEALNATREINVTVLLPEVGSFSTGYTTLLGCVVTMVLILVYLYLTPCRCSCCKQPNPPVIPVATYEPENSMPVFSSCTADRGKSHPNKHVAFMQPMLSEEEPEWTHES; this is encoded by the coding sequence ATGATCGCCAGAATCAATCGCATCATCCTCATCCTGGTGCTCCTCTGCCTCCTCCCCCCAAGTAAGGAGACCTGCCCTTCTATGTGTCTTTGCACGTCCGACACAGTGAGCTGCAGCTCCAGCGGTCTCAACAAGATACCCAAGTCACTGCCCTCGTTCGCCAACACGCTTGATCTCAGTCACAACCAAATGTCCTGGCTGGGTCCGGGCAGCTTCAGCAGAATGTCCAAACTGGAAAACCTCTGGATGGCCCACAACCAGATCAGCAGCCTGGCCAACGGGGCATTTGAGAATGCCTCGAGCCTACGATATCTAGACTTGTCCTCCAACAAGCTCCAAACGGTGGCGCAGCACTATTTTGAGGGACTGTGGAAGCTGGAGGAGCTCATTCTCTTTAACAATAAAATCACAAAGGTAGAAGCCGGCACGCTGATGGGTCTGAGCAGCTTGAAAAAGGCGTACTTCAGCCTCAACCGGATCACGCATTTCCCCTTCTTCACCATCCAAGACCATAGTCACCCTTTTCTGGCCATGCTGGATCTCTCATCCAACCTTATGACTCATCTGCCATGGCAGGATGTGAAAGCATTGCCCAGGTTGGTGCAGCGGGGGCTCTACCTTCACAACAACTCCCTTATTTGCGACTGCTCCATGTACAGCATGTTCTGGCACTGGGATCTCCGAGGGTACGCCTCCCTAAGGGAATTCACGGACGAACACACTTGCACCATCTATGGGGAACCCCGAGCATCTATCCGGTTCCTTCGACAAAATCGCTTTTTCAACAACTGCAGCGTGGAAAAAGCCGTGTCGCTTCCGGTGACCGTGCTCCTCTCCAAGGTTTTGGTTTCCGAGGGTCAACGGCTGCGTCTGGACTGCCAAACATCCTTGAGTAGCGCCAATCTCTCATTTACGTGGTTTTCACCCAGCCAGGGCTACATCACTCTGTACAACATTGATGACGCACTCATGAGCATGTTTGCCAATGGTACTTTGGAGATCCGAGCAGCCAAGGTCAACGACTCAGGCCTGTATGTGTGTACAGCAGTGGATGGTAAAGAGGCCCTGAACGCAACCAGAGAAATAAACGTCACGGTGCTCTTGCCTGAAGTGGGGTCCTTCAGCACGGGTTACACAACGTTGCTGGGCTGTGTGGTGACGATGGTCCTCATCCTCGTATACCTCTACCTTACCCCGTGCCGATGCAGCTGCTGCAAGCAGCCCAACCCTCCGGTCATCCCCGTTGCAACATACGAACCGGAGAATTCGATGCCCGTTTTCTCCTCTTGCACAGCAGACAGAGGGAAAAGCCACCCTAACAAGCATGTGGCATTCATGCAGCCGATGCTGAGTGAAGAAGAACCTGAATGGACACATGAAAGCTGA